The Devosia sp. SD17-2 genome includes a region encoding these proteins:
- a CDS encoding carbohydrate ABC transporter permease has translation MNPSHSEKFVSAFWFILTLVFAAIVFFPYYWMFASSVETESMFAWPPHLIPSGFSLESYWTIFEERAIGRWFINTVIVAGSTSVFSTVIAINAAYALSRFKTKTTSIFTILILFSQLLPAALIVVPLFVIFQQLGLYNSLFGLAIADTAFILPVAIWLLKGFFDQIPVEIEQQAMIDGCTQLGAFYRVVLPLALPGLVVVVAMSFISGWDEFFLARTLIASQDNWVLSVGLTSFRGEYTLDWSQMMAAAVIFTVPALIFFLFVQRYLVAGLSAGAVKG, from the coding sequence ATGAACCCCTCCCACTCAGAAAAGTTTGTCAGCGCCTTCTGGTTCATCCTGACCCTGGTCTTCGCTGCGATCGTGTTCTTTCCCTACTACTGGATGTTCGCCTCATCGGTGGAAACCGAGAGCATGTTCGCTTGGCCGCCCCACCTCATCCCGAGCGGTTTCAGCCTCGAATCCTACTGGACAATCTTCGAGGAGCGCGCCATTGGCCGCTGGTTCATCAACACCGTCATCGTTGCGGGCAGCACATCGGTGTTCTCGACTGTCATCGCGATCAACGCCGCCTATGCACTTTCGCGGTTCAAGACCAAGACGACCTCGATCTTCACCATTCTGATCCTGTTCTCCCAACTGCTGCCGGCAGCGCTCATCGTGGTGCCGCTGTTCGTGATCTTCCAGCAATTGGGGCTCTACAACTCGCTGTTCGGGCTTGCCATAGCCGATACCGCCTTCATTCTTCCGGTTGCCATCTGGCTTCTCAAGGGATTCTTCGACCAGATTCCGGTCGAAATCGAACAACAGGCGATGATAGATGGCTGCACCCAACTCGGTGCCTTCTATCGGGTCGTGCTGCCGTTGGCGCTGCCGGGACTCGTTGTGGTTGTCGCCATGTCCTTCATTTCCGGCTGGGACGAGTTCTTCCTCGCGCGTACCCTCATCGCTTCTCAGGACAATTGGGTGCTTTCCGTGGGCCTGACCTCATTCCGCGGGGAATACACATTGGACTGGAGCCAGATGATGGCTGCGGCAGTGATCTTCACCGTTCCCGCTCTCATCTTCTTCCTGTTCGTGCAGCGCTACCTGGTGGCCGGCCTTTCCGCCGGTGCCGTTAAAGGCTGA
- a CDS encoding sugar ABC transporter permease codes for MLLALILIWPILQGIALSFYNTRILTYSEGRFIGFANFNALVQDEYFWNSLRVTATYGIASVTATYALGLGFALLLNREFAGRGVVRTIFILPWAIPEVVAVLIFVWMLDPQFGVLNYLFTSLGLISEPLPWLSQSHLALPALVALTAWQQFPLAMLIILAGLQMIPKEQYEAATIDGAGPVSRFIHVTLPGLRSVNIILILLLTLNSFRRVTMIYAMTRGGPARSTETLSILTYNTAFEYQRIGYAAAVGTSLLMILLFFSVVYFWATKQGKDA; via the coding sequence GTGCTGCTGGCACTGATCTTGATCTGGCCGATCCTGCAGGGGATCGCACTCAGCTTCTACAATACGCGGATCCTGACCTATTCCGAAGGTCGTTTCATCGGCTTTGCCAATTTCAACGCCCTCGTCCAGGACGAATATTTCTGGAATTCTCTGCGCGTCACTGCAACTTATGGCATCGCCTCGGTCACCGCGACCTATGCACTTGGTCTGGGATTTGCGCTTTTGCTCAACCGCGAATTTGCCGGCCGCGGGGTTGTTCGCACGATCTTCATCCTGCCCTGGGCCATTCCCGAAGTGGTGGCGGTCCTTATCTTCGTCTGGATGCTCGATCCCCAATTCGGCGTCCTGAATTATCTGTTCACCAGCCTGGGCCTGATCAGTGAACCGCTGCCATGGCTGTCGCAATCCCACCTAGCGCTCCCCGCGCTTGTGGCGCTCACCGCCTGGCAGCAGTTTCCTCTCGCCATGCTGATTATTCTGGCCGGACTGCAGATGATCCCCAAGGAGCAGTATGAGGCGGCCACCATAGACGGCGCAGGTCCTGTCTCTCGCTTCATTCATGTGACGCTGCCCGGCCTGCGCTCGGTGAATATCATCCTGATCCTGCTGCTGACGCTCAATTCGTTCCGGCGCGTGACCATGATCTACGCTATGACCCGCGGCGGACCGGCGCGCTCCACCGAGACCCTGTCGATCCTCACCTACAACACGGCCTTCGAATACCAGCGGATCGGCTATGCCGCAGCAGTCGGCACCAGCCTGCTCATGATCCTGCTGTTCTTCAGCGTGGTCTATTTCTGGGCCACCAAGCAAGGAAAGGACGCCTGA
- a CDS encoding extracellular solute-binding protein, whose amino-acid sequence MKSLFLSATAAAVLLGSVSAQAQGVTLNVPSWMWEEGQVGEWFKRNTAEFETASGNTVSGTQIPSADFEKVVVTQIAGGAVPDLMTAFTSMLPPMISAGTLAPLDQCIAEGGFGDRLLKSVEFAKVDGVTYGVPLTMSPWSVVVNRKLLAEAGIEEMPRTVEELYAASLAVKEKTGAYGYAFGNDMAAPLHVYINSMQWVLGFGSDWSQPDGTITANDPRNIEAIGWVKRFLDEGLAPIGLGVIQARDLFIDGKVAIMFEGPWLMTQVQGQKPEMMADIDFEVVPTPTHAAVTGGAFFVIPAKAANPEQACDLLTAYMNENAQRRWLEDLLQIPGTTAEPSAEFLEQNAWVGNMATIAAQYPGGIGYAPPGYLIDAGEFRQMVVDALSEIYSGRTSVEDGLNALQSKLENWSATL is encoded by the coding sequence ATGAAGAGTTTGTTTCTATCGGCGACAGCCGCGGCCGTTCTGCTTGGCTCGGTATCGGCACAGGCGCAGGGCGTAACGCTCAATGTTCCAAGCTGGATGTGGGAAGAAGGTCAGGTCGGCGAATGGTTCAAGCGGAACACCGCCGAATTCGAGACCGCCTCGGGCAATACTGTCTCGGGAACCCAAATTCCGTCCGCTGACTTCGAAAAGGTTGTGGTCACGCAGATCGCCGGCGGCGCCGTTCCTGACCTGATGACGGCGTTCACCAGTATGTTGCCGCCCATGATCAGTGCCGGAACGCTGGCCCCGCTCGATCAGTGCATCGCCGAAGGCGGATTCGGTGACCGCCTGCTGAAATCGGTCGAATTCGCCAAGGTCGATGGCGTGACTTATGGCGTGCCGCTGACCATGAGCCCGTGGTCCGTCGTGGTGAACCGGAAGCTCCTGGCCGAGGCCGGTATCGAGGAGATGCCGCGGACCGTGGAAGAGCTTTACGCGGCCTCGCTCGCGGTCAAGGAAAAGACCGGTGCCTATGGCTACGCCTTCGGCAATGACATGGCAGCGCCCCTTCACGTCTACATCAACTCGATGCAGTGGGTGCTGGGCTTCGGCTCTGACTGGTCGCAACCGGATGGCACCATCACGGCCAACGATCCGCGCAATATCGAAGCCATCGGTTGGGTAAAGCGTTTCCTCGACGAAGGGTTGGCCCCGATCGGGCTCGGCGTCATCCAGGCGCGTGATCTGTTCATCGATGGCAAGGTCGCCATTATGTTCGAAGGTCCCTGGCTCATGACCCAGGTTCAGGGTCAGAAGCCTGAAATGATGGCCGATATTGACTTTGAAGTCGTTCCCACCCCGACGCATGCCGCAGTAACGGGCGGCGCGTTCTTCGTTATCCCGGCCAAGGCCGCGAACCCCGAACAGGCCTGTGATCTACTCACCGCCTATATGAACGAAAACGCCCAGCGCCGCTGGCTGGAAGACCTACTGCAAATTCCCGGCACCACCGCCGAGCCGAGCGCTGAGTTCCTCGAGCAGAATGCCTGGGTGGGCAACATGGCCACCATCGCTGCCCAGTATCCTGGTGGCATCGGCTACGCACCTCCGGGCTACCTGATCGACGCTGGCGAGTTCCGGCAGATGGTCGTCGACGCGCTTTCAGAGATTTATTCGGGCCGCACTTCGGTGGAAGATGGGCTCAATGCCCTCCAGTCCAAGTTGGAAAACTGGTCAGCCACTCTCTAA